The following coding sequences lie in one Rutidosis leptorrhynchoides isolate AG116_Rl617_1_P2 chromosome 6, CSIRO_AGI_Rlap_v1, whole genome shotgun sequence genomic window:
- the LOC139853850 gene encoding uncharacterized protein, whose protein sequence is MYEGAKSCVRTPVGNTEVFPIEVGLHQGSALIPFLFVLILDELSRGIQECIPWCLIFSDDIVLVSESKEELNRRLEQWRVALEGNGLQISRQNTEYLRCDFDRNNDEQDDGVNICIGDQILHPQTSFKYLGSMLHKSGRIDEDVSYRIKVGWVK, encoded by the coding sequence ATGTACGAAGGGGCGAAGTCTTGCGTTCGAACGCCAGTGGGAAATACCGAAGTTTTCCCAATAGAAGTAGGCCTGCATCAGGGATCGGCCCTTATCCCTTTTCTTTTCGTATTGATTCTTGATGAGCTTTCGAGAGGGATACAAGAGTGTATCCCTTGGTGCTTAATCTTTTCCGATGATATTGTGCTTGTCTCTGAATCTAAGGAGGAGCTTAATAGAAGACTGGAGCAATGGAGGGTGGCATTAGAAGGTAATGGTCTACAAATTAGTAGACAAAATACGGAATATCTTAGATGTGATTTCGATAGAAACAATGATGAACAAGATGATGGAGTGAACATCTGCATTggagaccagatcttgcatccaCAAACCTCGTTTAAATACCTAGGTTCGATgctccacaaatcggggaggatagatGAAGACGTGTCTTACCGTATTAAAGTAGGATGGGTGAAGTGA